One part of the Alistipes onderdonkii genome encodes these proteins:
- a CDS encoding C45 family peptidase, producing the protein MKRLLKYTLATLAAILVLPTAFLCGLYLTADMGQPAVTIDTAAYRVTDHGGYAVCHGSFLRRNPHGLWELYTAGSPEESGAAAGALTAGLMHYQEQVFVDRIREFIPSEGYLKFLGGMIRIFNRNLGRHVPEEYRREIYARSLYCSHDFDAIGTPYERQLNYHAAHDIGHAMSQYMLVGCSSFAAWGGASDDGKPVVGRNFDFYMGDDFARNKIVTFCRPQAGHPFASIGWAGMIGVLSGMNSEGLTVTINAAKGPVPLASATPISILAREILQHAATIAEALEIARRRDTFVSESLLVASARDGRAAIIEKTPRRTVLYEGDGEYLICTNHYQSEAFADDGDNRENIAMTDSPHRFARLEELMTANTPLDVPAAAAMLRDQRGTGGKDIGVGNDCSVNQSIAHHSVIFKPATLQMWVSTSPWQGGAFVCYDLGAILRNPDPVAELYDAALEIPSDTAYLARDYPRVVAYRQLGARIRRAIKAGRKADGELTETFARTNPQNFHTWKLLGEYYLSQGDDGRAAQSFGRALEAGVPRRDELLAIERLKSECKP; encoded by the coding sequence ATGAAACGCCTCCTCAAATACACACTCGCCACACTGGCGGCGATCCTCGTCCTGCCGACGGCATTCCTCTGCGGCCTTTACCTGACGGCAGACATGGGGCAGCCCGCGGTGACGATCGACACCGCAGCCTACCGCGTCACAGACCACGGCGGCTACGCCGTATGCCACGGCAGTTTCCTGCGCCGCAACCCCCACGGACTCTGGGAGCTCTACACCGCCGGGTCGCCCGAAGAGTCGGGGGCGGCGGCAGGCGCCCTCACCGCAGGGCTGATGCACTACCAGGAACAGGTTTTCGTAGACCGAATCCGCGAATTCATCCCCTCGGAGGGCTACCTGAAATTCCTGGGCGGCATGATCCGGATATTCAACCGCAACCTGGGGCGGCACGTCCCCGAAGAGTACCGGCGCGAGATATACGCCCGGTCGCTTTACTGCTCGCACGACTTCGACGCCATCGGCACCCCCTACGAACGCCAGCTCAACTACCACGCGGCGCACGACATCGGGCACGCCATGAGCCAGTACATGCTCGTGGGATGCAGTTCGTTCGCGGCATGGGGCGGTGCGAGCGACGACGGGAAGCCGGTCGTCGGGCGCAACTTTGATTTCTATATGGGCGACGACTTCGCCCGCAACAAGATCGTGACCTTCTGCCGGCCGCAGGCGGGCCATCCCTTCGCCAGCATCGGCTGGGCGGGGATGATCGGCGTGCTGTCGGGCATGAATTCCGAAGGGCTGACCGTGACGATCAATGCCGCGAAAGGGCCCGTGCCGCTGGCATCGGCGACACCCATCTCGATCCTCGCACGCGAGATCCTGCAACATGCGGCGACCATCGCAGAGGCGCTGGAGATCGCCCGCCGCCGCGACACCTTCGTCAGCGAATCGCTGCTCGTGGCCTCGGCACGCGACGGGAGGGCGGCGATCATCGAGAAAACGCCCCGCCGAACCGTGCTCTACGAGGGCGACGGGGAGTACCTCATATGCACGAACCACTACCAGTCGGAGGCGTTCGCCGACGACGGGGACAACCGCGAGAATATCGCCATGACCGACAGCCCCCATCGCTTCGCCCGGCTCGAAGAGCTCATGACGGCGAATACGCCCCTCGACGTCCCGGCAGCGGCCGCCATGCTGCGCGACCAGCGCGGCACGGGCGGCAAGGATATCGGCGTGGGGAACGACTGTTCGGTGAACCAGTCGATCGCCCACCACTCGGTCATATTCAAGCCGGCAACCCTGCAAATGTGGGTCTCGACCTCGCCGTGGCAGGGCGGCGCCTTTGTCTGCTACGACCTCGGGGCGATCCTGCGCAACCCCGACCCCGTCGCAGAGCTGTACGACGCGGCGCTGGAGATACCCTCCGACACGGCCTACCTGGCCCGCGACTACCCGCGCGTGGTCGCATACCGCCAGCTCGGCGCCCGCATCCGCCGGGCGATAAAAGCAGGGAGGAAGGCCGACGGGGAATTGACAGAAACCTTCGCCCGAACCAACCCGCAGAATTTCCACACCTGGAAACTGCTGGGGGAATACTACCTCTCGCAGGGCGACGACGGGCGCGCGGCGCAGAGCTTCGGCAGGGCGCTGGAGGCCGGGGTTCCCCGCAGGGACGAACTCCTGGCGATAGAAAGACTCAAATCGGAATGCAAGCCATGA
- a CDS encoding RagB/SusD family nutrient uptake outer membrane protein has protein sequence MRILFAGALLCSLSLAGCDALDTKEDLNLTDEMMATRRYQMFDWGYRVYEHIPYGFTAIDGNLFAAVSDEAQYVTTFSSTQRFNEGSWSAYYNPDDCYTSYYNGIYAAHDYLDKSVDYRYILGMHRDTLTSNGLDSYRRDIVDVQRLRAEAHVLKAYYYFELAKRYGGVPLIDRVYADQKEANLPRGTFDEVVGLILREIEGVRNELVVDWRAENLEEKSGRITRGAALALKSRVLLYAASPQFNPSGEKSKWAAAAAAAFEVINMGIYSLHPDYGGLFVAETSTTSPETIWAVRMGATNEFERKNYPIGTQGGGTGICPSQNLVEAYESTGEDTGDAYAGLDPRFYATVLRNGDTWNGRTLEIYAGGADDPARQNASPTGYYLRKFLNENLNLTNDDKRLRSWIVFRYAEMLLNFAEAMNEAYGPDDAHGYGMSARDAVDAVRARSGVGMPPVDVDPGDAAAMRTAIKHERRIELAFEDHRYWDLRRWDDAGTVLNRPLRGVKVTRSGDGFAYTPFEVAKRIFDAPKMNLYPIPQAEIVKSGGVLDQNPGW, from the coding sequence ATGAGAATCCTTTTCGCGGGCGCCCTCCTCTGTTCGCTGTCCCTGGCGGGGTGCGATGCGCTCGACACCAAGGAAGACCTGAACCTGACGGACGAGATGATGGCCACACGCCGTTACCAGATGTTCGACTGGGGCTACCGCGTTTACGAACACATCCCCTACGGGTTCACGGCGATCGACGGCAACCTCTTCGCAGCCGTTTCCGACGAGGCGCAATACGTGACCACGTTCAGTTCCACGCAGCGGTTCAACGAAGGCAGCTGGAGCGCCTATTACAACCCCGACGATTGCTATACGAGCTATTACAACGGCATCTATGCGGCGCACGACTACCTCGATAAGTCTGTGGATTACAGGTATATCCTCGGTATGCACCGCGACACGCTCACCTCGAACGGCCTGGACAGCTACCGCCGCGACATCGTCGACGTGCAGCGGCTGCGCGCCGAGGCGCATGTGCTGAAAGCCTATTATTATTTCGAGCTTGCCAAGCGTTACGGCGGGGTGCCCCTCATCGACCGCGTATATGCCGACCAGAAGGAGGCCAATCTTCCGCGCGGCACGTTCGACGAGGTGGTCGGCCTCATCCTGCGCGAGATCGAGGGGGTGCGCAACGAACTGGTCGTCGACTGGCGGGCCGAGAACCTCGAGGAGAAGTCGGGCCGGATCACCCGCGGCGCGGCGCTGGCCCTCAAGTCGAGGGTGTTGCTCTATGCCGCCAGCCCGCAGTTCAATCCCTCGGGCGAAAAGTCCAAGTGGGCTGCCGCTGCCGCTGCGGCCTTCGAAGTGATCAACATGGGCATCTATTCCCTGCATCCCGATTACGGCGGGCTGTTCGTCGCCGAAACCTCTACAACCAGCCCCGAGACCATCTGGGCGGTGCGTATGGGGGCGACCAACGAGTTCGAACGCAAGAATTACCCCATCGGCACGCAGGGCGGCGGTACGGGTATCTGCCCTTCGCAGAACCTCGTGGAAGCCTATGAATCTACGGGGGAGGATACGGGCGATGCCTATGCCGGCCTCGACCCGCGCTTCTACGCCACCGTCCTGCGCAACGGCGATACGTGGAACGGGCGCACGCTCGAAATCTATGCGGGCGGCGCCGACGACCCCGCCCGGCAGAACGCTTCGCCCACGGGGTATTACCTGCGCAAGTTCCTGAACGAGAACCTGAACCTCACCAATGACGACAAACGGCTTCGCAGCTGGATCGTTTTCCGCTATGCCGAAATGTTGCTTAATTTTGCCGAGGCGATGAACGAAGCCTACGGCCCGGACGACGCCCACGGCTACGGGATGAGTGCGCGCGACGCCGTGGATGCCGTGCGTGCCCGTTCCGGGGTGGGGATGCCCCCGGTCGATGTCGACCCGGGCGATGCGGCCGCCATGCGCACGGCCATCAAACACGAACGCCGCATCGAGCTGGCCTTCGAAGACCATCGCTACTGGGATCTCCGGCGCTGGGACGATGCCGGGACGGTGCTCAACCGGCCCCTGCGCGGCGTGAAGGTGACCCGCAGCGGCGACGGCTTTGCCTACACGCCGTTCGAAGTGGCCAAACGCATCTTCGATGCCCCGAAGATGAACCTTTATCCGATCCCGCAGGCCGAAATCGTAAAATCGGGCGGGGTACTCGACCAGAATCCGGGTTGGTAG
- a CDS encoding DUF1735 domain-containing protein, which produces MRTIVTFFSVLLLACGAASCQKADSERPWGSAVIYMPQAGYTPYAVPNGGTAQQSNKNYRIDAQAGKVHIFLGIYRAGLAELQAYTVSVSVGSTPLDGTVLLPGRAYTLPSSVSCPDGKRDATFFLTVDIAYLKANADKDFSLPVTISDPTRYALNDKLTTTQVRIDTSELLSKEGL; this is translated from the coding sequence ATGAGAACGATCGTTACATTCTTTTCTGTGCTGCTCCTCGCATGCGGGGCAGCCTCATGCCAGAAGGCCGACAGCGAGAGGCCCTGGGGCAGTGCGGTGATCTATATGCCGCAGGCCGGTTACACCCCTTATGCCGTGCCCAACGGCGGGACGGCGCAGCAGTCCAACAAGAATTACCGCATCGACGCGCAGGCGGGGAAGGTGCACATTTTCCTGGGCATCTACCGCGCCGGGCTGGCCGAGTTGCAGGCCTACACGGTCAGCGTCTCCGTGGGCAGCACTCCCTTGGACGGGACTGTGTTGCTGCCGGGCCGGGCATACACGCTGCCTTCCTCGGTGAGCTGCCCCGACGGGAAACGCGATGCGACTTTTTTCCTCACGGTCGACATCGCCTATCTGAAGGCGAATGCCGACAAGGATTTTTCCCTGCCGGTCACCATATCCGACCCGACGCGTTATGCGCTCAACGACAAGCTCACAACGACGCAGGTGCGTATCGACACGTCGGAGCTGCTCTCGAAGGAGGGGCTGTAA
- a CDS encoding phenylacetate--CoA ligase family protein, giving the protein MIRNPQIQFASADAIAAFQEERLREEVVYLYENSPYYRRMFDGCGMQPGDIRTTDDLRRLPVTTKTDLQLHPGEFVCVPRNRIIDYVTTSGTLGDPVTFALTEEDLARLAYNEAVSFTTAGCTGEDILQLMTTIDRRFMAGLAYFMGARELGCGVIRVGNGIPELQWDTIRRIGPTGCIVVPSFLIKLVGYAQEHGIDYRRSSLRRAICIGEALRDTDFNNNTLGAKITELWPELELFSTYASTEMQTSITECGHHCGGHVPADMLLVELLDEQNNPVPEGQEGEVVITTLGVRGMPLLRFKTGDICIAHTGRCACGRTTMRLSSVIGRRGQMIKFKGTTLYPPALYDVLENIPGVNNYIIEVFTGSLGTDQIVLRIGSTRRDEAFEKEIKDTFRSKVRVAPEVVFEPVEYIAKKQMPQMSRKQIKFVDLREQTK; this is encoded by the coding sequence ATGATACGAAACCCGCAGATACAATTCGCATCGGCCGATGCGATCGCGGCGTTCCAAGAGGAGCGCCTGCGCGAAGAGGTCGTCTACCTCTATGAAAATTCACCTTACTACCGGCGCATGTTCGACGGCTGCGGCATGCAGCCCGGCGACATCCGCACAACGGACGACCTGCGGCGCCTGCCCGTAACCACCAAAACGGATCTGCAACTGCACCCCGGGGAGTTCGTCTGCGTACCCCGCAACCGCATCATCGACTACGTGACCACGTCGGGAACCCTCGGCGACCCGGTGACGTTCGCCCTCACGGAAGAAGACCTGGCCCGGCTGGCCTACAACGAGGCCGTGTCGTTCACCACGGCGGGATGCACCGGGGAGGACATCCTGCAGCTGATGACGACCATCGACCGCCGCTTCATGGCCGGGCTGGCTTACTTCATGGGAGCCCGAGAGCTGGGATGCGGCGTGATCCGCGTGGGGAACGGCATCCCCGAACTGCAATGGGACACCATCCGGCGCATCGGCCCCACGGGCTGCATCGTCGTGCCGTCGTTCCTGATAAAACTCGTCGGCTATGCGCAGGAGCACGGGATCGACTACCGCCGCTCGTCGCTGCGCCGTGCGATCTGCATCGGCGAGGCGCTGCGCGACACCGACTTCAACAACAACACGCTGGGAGCGAAAATCACCGAACTGTGGCCCGAACTGGAGCTCTTCTCGACATACGCCTCGACCGAGATGCAGACCTCGATCACCGAATGCGGGCACCACTGCGGCGGGCATGTTCCGGCCGACATGCTTCTGGTGGAGCTGCTCGACGAGCAGAACAACCCCGTGCCCGAGGGACAGGAGGGCGAGGTGGTCATTACGACGCTCGGCGTGCGGGGCATGCCGCTGCTGCGCTTCAAGACGGGCGACATCTGCATCGCCCACACGGGACGCTGCGCCTGCGGCCGCACGACGATGCGCCTCTCGTCGGTGATCGGACGCCGGGGGCAGATGATCAAATTCAAGGGCACGACGCTCTACCCGCCCGCGCTGTACGACGTGCTGGAGAACATCCCCGGCGTGAACAACTACATCATCGAGGTATTCACCGGAAGCCTCGGCACCGACCAGATCGTGCTGCGAATCGGCAGCACGCGCCGCGACGAGGCGTTCGAGAAGGAAATCAAGGACACGTTCCGCTCGAAAGTGCGCGTAGCACCCGAGGTGGTCTTCGAACCGGTGGAGTACATTGCGAAAAAACAGATGCCCCAAATGAGCCGGAAACAAATAAAATTCGTAGATTTACGCGAACAAACCAAATAA
- a CDS encoding glycoside hydrolase family 140 protein — MRKLFALLFFALFLAPAPLGARPFSRGRIVVHPGGRYLQYADGRPFFYLGDTAWELFHRTTREEARLYLEDRARKGFTVIQAVCLAERDGLRVPNAYGDLPFADAGFTRPNERYFAYVDEVVAMADSLGLVIGLLPAWGDKFCLKWGPGPEIFTTEGRAEAFGRYLGERYRIRRNIIWILGGDRPPEGREPILRAFARGIACGVAGREDYSACLITYHPWGKSSSGDWLHDEPWLAFNMQQNGYAYDFDLWERIARDYARRPVKPVLDGEPIYEEHPIDFDREKYGTSEALHVRRAFYHEVFSGACGHTYGCHAVWQMWEPGRYAPVTGPVRSWRESLSLPGAYQVCYGRELIESRPFFRRIPDQGVIAGDAGRGHGRCTATRDSLGTYAMVYSESGRPFAVDLERVSGKRIVAWWYDVRSGRPLRIGEFRRRDAGATMTFTPPTCGKGNDWVLVLDDARMKYPPPGRCPEARSGAAG, encoded by the coding sequence ATGAGGAAATTATTTGCGCTCCTGTTTTTTGCGCTCTTTCTTGCGCCTGCGCCCCTTGGCGCCCGGCCTTTCTCCCGCGGGCGCATCGTCGTGCATCCCGGCGGGCGTTACCTGCAATATGCCGACGGCAGGCCGTTCTTCTATCTGGGCGACACGGCGTGGGAGTTGTTCCACCGTACGACGCGCGAAGAGGCGCGCCTCTATCTCGAAGACCGCGCCCGGAAAGGGTTCACGGTCATACAGGCCGTCTGCCTCGCGGAACGTGACGGGCTGCGTGTCCCCAATGCCTACGGCGACCTGCCGTTTGCCGATGCGGGGTTCACCCGGCCCAACGAGCGTTATTTCGCGTATGTGGACGAAGTGGTCGCCATGGCCGACTCGCTGGGGCTGGTCATCGGCCTGCTGCCCGCATGGGGCGACAAGTTCTGCCTCAAATGGGGCCCCGGGCCCGAGATCTTCACGACGGAGGGGCGTGCCGAGGCTTTCGGGCGCTATCTGGGGGAGCGTTACCGCATCCGGCGGAATATCATCTGGATACTGGGCGGCGACCGTCCTCCCGAAGGGCGTGAACCCATACTGCGGGCCTTCGCCCGAGGCATTGCCTGCGGTGTCGCTGGCCGCGAGGATTATTCGGCCTGCCTGATTACCTACCATCCGTGGGGGAAATCCTCTTCGGGCGACTGGCTGCACGACGAGCCGTGGCTCGCGTTCAACATGCAGCAGAACGGCTATGCCTACGATTTCGACCTTTGGGAGCGCATCGCCCGCGATTATGCCCGGCGGCCCGTCAAACCCGTGCTGGACGGGGAGCCGATCTACGAGGAACATCCGATCGACTTCGACCGGGAAAAATACGGCACTTCCGAAGCCCTGCATGTGCGGCGGGCGTTCTACCACGAGGTCTTTTCCGGGGCCTGCGGACATACCTACGGCTGCCATGCCGTATGGCAGATGTGGGAACCCGGCCGGTATGCGCCTGTCACGGGGCCCGTGCGGAGCTGGCGGGAATCCCTCTCGCTGCCCGGGGCCTACCAGGTGTGCTATGGACGGGAACTTATCGAGAGCCGTCCGTTTTTCCGCCGTATTCCCGACCAGGGCGTTATCGCCGGGGATGCCGGCCGGGGGCACGGGCGTTGTACGGCTACCCGCGACAGCCTCGGCACCTATGCCATGGTCTATTCCGAGAGCGGACGGCCGTTTGCCGTCGACCTGGAACGGGTTTCCGGGAAGCGGATCGTGGCCTGGTGGTACGATGTCCGCAGCGGGCGCCCGCTGCGGATCGGGGAATTCCGCCGCCGGGATGCCGGTGCGACGATGACCTTCACGCCCCCGACCTGCGGCAAGGGGAACGATTGGGTACTGGTGCTCGACGATGCGCGCATGAAATATCCGCCGCCCGGGAGATGCCCGGAAGCCCGCTCCGGGGCTGCCGGGTAA